In a genomic window of Paraburkholderia phenazinium:
- a CDS encoding ABC transporter permease: MSASQSAQHERVLGRDTQAGATVQAARRRRIFWPPGVIAAVVFLGLLAFALVLPQWVTHYDPLVSVVTQSLQPPDAAHWFGTDRIGRDVFARVIYGARYSLLIGLASMIVSLAIGLVFGIAAGLGNRWVDEPASRAFDVLSAFPSILLSLFVVTFLGQGIVNIAIAVGIAGIPKFGRVVRSRTQQVRRVDYVTHAVTYGFSRRRVFFRHLLPNVLSAVPVIATIDIGAAIIAVSGLSFLGLGPQPPTPEWGVMLAESRDVLRVAWWPSVFPGLAITMTVIAFSVLGKFLQRNFEGRAR; encoded by the coding sequence ATGAGTGCATCCCAATCCGCCCAGCACGAACGGGTGCTCGGCCGCGATACGCAAGCGGGCGCGACGGTGCAGGCCGCTCGCCGCCGGCGCATATTCTGGCCGCCTGGCGTGATTGCCGCAGTGGTGTTTCTCGGGCTGCTGGCGTTTGCGCTCGTGCTGCCGCAGTGGGTCACGCACTACGATCCGCTCGTGAGCGTGGTCACGCAGAGTCTCCAACCGCCAGATGCGGCACACTGGTTCGGCACCGATCGCATCGGCCGCGATGTGTTTGCACGAGTGATCTACGGCGCGCGTTATTCGCTGCTGATTGGGCTCGCCAGCATGATCGTGAGTCTGGCAATCGGCCTCGTCTTCGGGATTGCGGCCGGGCTCGGCAACCGCTGGGTCGACGAGCCGGCTTCGCGTGCGTTCGACGTGCTGTCCGCGTTTCCGTCCATTCTGCTGTCGCTGTTCGTGGTGACCTTCCTCGGGCAAGGGATCGTCAATATTGCCATTGCTGTGGGCATTGCCGGCATTCCGAAGTTCGGACGCGTGGTCCGCAGCCGCACGCAACAGGTGCGGCGCGTCGATTATGTGACGCATGCCGTGACGTATGGATTCAGCCGGCGGCGGGTGTTTTTCAGGCATCTGCTGCCGAACGTGTTGAGCGCGGTGCCGGTGATTGCGACCATCGATATCGGCGCGGCCATCATCGCGGTATCGGGCCTGAGCTTTCTCGGCCTCGGTCCGCAGCCGCCGACACCGGAGTGGGGTGTCATGCTGGCGGAAAGCCGCGACGTGCTGCGCGTCGCCTGGTGGCCGAGCGTGTTTCCGGGGCTCGCGATCACAATGACGGTGATCGCATTCTCGGTCCTCGGGAAATTTCTGCAACGTAACTTCGAAGGACGGGCGCGATGA
- the nikE gene encoding nickel ABC transporter ATP-binding protein NikE: MTAAALIDIAGLSIGFRHANGGAPLVRDLDLTIHAGECVALVGESGSGKSLTARSLLGLAGHDALVHAARFRIDGRDALTFGERDWRALRGTFAGLVMQDALVSLDPLRTIGAEVGEVLAHHRLLRTRKAIAARVQQVMADVGIPEPAQRARQHAHELSGGLRQRALIAAAVAGQPALIVADEPTTALDVTVQVQVLAVLKERLKQGVGVLLISHDLSVVAGIADRVLVMHDGVVVDAGTHDEVLTHPRHPYTKQLLAARPSASSKGYRLGSARFVGSTDEAPASGTEQAATTTAGAVSILREPLPVRHRDTSRTVLEVQGIGKRYRRPGADSKERFTALEDVSFTVGAGEVVGIVGESGSGKSTCASIVLGLLEPDAGEVRLLGAKWNGHAIRERDRTALRTRLQYIPQDPLSAFDPRYTVRRLLEESLFAQGLSKPQTTARAVALLEQVGLSAAFLDRRPPSLSGGQRQRIAIARALAPEPALIVCDEPVSALDVYVQAQVLDLLGELQAKLGTALLFISHDLDVVQHISDRVLVFKEGRLIEQGEPEQVFGSPVHPYTRLLVSAVRGSGVAATALAEADAVF; encoded by the coding sequence ATGACGGCGGCTGCCTTGATCGACATTGCGGGTCTGAGTATCGGCTTTCGCCATGCCAACGGCGGCGCGCCGCTCGTGCGAGACCTGGACCTGACCATTCACGCGGGCGAATGCGTTGCGCTGGTCGGCGAGTCGGGTTCGGGCAAGAGCCTGACCGCGCGCAGCCTGCTCGGGTTGGCGGGCCACGACGCGCTCGTGCACGCGGCACGCTTTCGCATCGACGGCCGCGATGCCTTGACGTTCGGCGAGCGCGACTGGAGAGCCTTGCGCGGCACGTTTGCAGGGCTCGTGATGCAGGATGCGCTGGTGTCGCTCGACCCGTTGCGGACGATCGGCGCGGAAGTCGGCGAGGTACTGGCGCATCACCGCTTGCTGCGCACGCGCAAAGCGATCGCCGCGCGGGTGCAGCAGGTGATGGCGGACGTCGGCATCCCCGAGCCGGCGCAGCGAGCGCGGCAGCATGCGCACGAGCTGTCCGGCGGCTTGCGGCAGCGCGCGTTGATTGCAGCGGCGGTGGCGGGTCAGCCTGCGTTGATCGTTGCGGATGAGCCCACCACGGCGCTCGATGTCACCGTCCAGGTGCAGGTGCTGGCCGTGCTCAAGGAGCGCTTGAAGCAGGGCGTCGGCGTGCTGCTGATCAGTCATGACCTGTCGGTGGTGGCGGGAATCGCCGATCGCGTGCTGGTGATGCATGACGGAGTTGTGGTCGACGCGGGTACCCATGACGAAGTGCTGACGCACCCGCGTCATCCGTATACGAAGCAACTGCTGGCCGCGCGGCCATCTGCGAGTTCGAAAGGGTATCGGCTCGGCTCGGCGCGCTTTGTCGGGAGTACGGATGAAGCGCCGGCGTCCGGGACTGAGCAGGCCGCGACGACGACCGCCGGCGCGGTCTCTATCCTGCGTGAGCCGCTGCCTGTTCGTCATCGCGACACGAGCCGAACGGTGCTGGAGGTGCAGGGCATCGGCAAGCGTTATCGCCGCCCCGGTGCGGATTCCAAAGAACGTTTTACCGCGCTCGAAGACGTATCGTTCACGGTCGGTGCAGGCGAGGTGGTCGGGATCGTCGGCGAGTCCGGTTCCGGCAAGAGTACGTGCGCGAGCATCGTGCTGGGTCTGCTGGAACCCGATGCGGGTGAAGTGCGCCTGCTTGGCGCGAAGTGGAACGGCCACGCGATACGCGAGCGCGATCGCACGGCACTGCGAACCCGCTTGCAATACATCCCGCAGGATCCGCTCAGCGCATTCGATCCACGCTACACCGTACGGCGCCTGCTTGAAGAGAGCCTGTTCGCGCAGGGCTTGTCGAAGCCGCAGACGACAGCACGCGCCGTGGCGTTGCTCGAGCAGGTCGGCCTTTCGGCGGCGTTTCTGGACCGGCGTCCACCGTCGCTATCGGGTGGGCAGCGTCAGCGGATCGCGATTGCCCGGGCGCTCGCGCCGGAACCGGCACTGATCGTGTGCGACGAACCGGTGTCGGCACTCGACGTGTATGTCCAGGCGCAAGTGCTCGACCTGCTCGGCGAATTGCAGGCCAAGCTCGGCACTGCGCTGCTCTTTATCTCGCACGATCTGGATGTGGTTCAGCACATCAGCGACCGGGTGCTGGTGTTCAAGGAAGGACGACTGATCGAGCAGGGCGAACCGGAGCAGGTGTTTGGCAGTCCGGTTCATCCGTATACGCGCTTGCTCGTGTCTGCGGTGCGTGGGAGCGGGGTGGCGGCTACCGCGCTTGCGGAGGCGGACGCGGTGTTCTGA
- a CDS encoding LysR family transcriptional regulator, with protein MDRFHELNAFIAVVEAGGFSAAARRTGDTQSAVSKAVGALERRLGVMLFNRSTRSVTLTDQGQRYYDRTKPLVEEMDDADSELTSSTQNASGLIRIAVASTFGRLHILPLIPELLSLNPGLQVDLVLSDFVRDMVDDRIDLAIRVGPVDEPDAIVRRVASTPLVCVGSRRYFEQYGIPKTPAELVDHNCLLYGGLVESVNWPFVGPDGPFSVSVHGNLSSNSVETIRAGVLAGVGIGLFAKVSLADELQHPDVITVLDEFISEVRDVSLIWPKRRFVPARVRCATEFFAKALPQRV; from the coding sequence ATGGACCGGTTTCATGAATTGAATGCCTTCATCGCCGTCGTTGAAGCGGGTGGTTTTTCCGCCGCGGCGCGTCGAACCGGCGACACACAGTCCGCCGTCAGCAAGGCCGTTGGTGCACTGGAAAGGCGCCTCGGCGTGATGCTCTTCAACCGCAGCACGCGCAGCGTGACGCTGACCGACCAGGGCCAGCGGTACTATGACCGGACGAAGCCGCTGGTTGAGGAGATGGACGATGCCGACAGCGAGCTGACCAGCAGCACGCAGAATGCCTCCGGTCTGATCAGGATCGCCGTCGCCTCGACTTTCGGGCGCCTGCACATTCTTCCGCTCATACCCGAGCTGTTGTCGCTCAATCCCGGTCTTCAGGTGGACCTTGTTCTTTCTGACTTCGTGCGGGATATGGTCGACGACCGGATCGATCTGGCGATCCGCGTGGGCCCTGTCGACGAACCTGACGCGATCGTCAGGCGCGTGGCCAGCACGCCTCTCGTATGCGTCGGATCGCGCCGCTACTTCGAGCAATACGGCATACCGAAGACGCCCGCCGAGCTCGTCGATCACAATTGCCTCTTATATGGCGGCCTGGTGGAGTCGGTGAACTGGCCGTTCGTCGGGCCGGACGGTCCATTCAGCGTGTCCGTGCACGGCAATCTCTCGTCCAACAGTGTCGAAACAATCCGCGCGGGTGTGCTGGCCGGGGTTGGCATCGGCCTGTTTGCCAAGGTCTCTCTTGCCGATGAACTCCAGCATCCGGACGTGATCACGGTCCTCGACGAATTCATCAGCGAGGTGAGAGACGTCAGCCTCATCTGGCCTAAACGTCGCTTTGTACCGGCCCGCGTGCGCTGCGCGACCGAGTTTTTTGCCAAGGCGCTGCCACAGCGGGTTTAG
- a CDS encoding SDR family NAD(P)-dependent oxidoreductase codes for MSTLAGKIAVISGATSGIGLAVAQRFVAEGAHVFIFGRRKAQLDEAAGLIGRNVTAIQADAANLDDLDRVAAVVREEKGAVDIVVSNAGFTEQASIDTLTPEHFDKAFNLMARGPVFLVQKLLPLMTGSGSIVLVSSAMHVMGIPGHTAYAATKAALRSYARTWAAEFKDRGIRVNMLSPGVTDTPILDSQSATREDLVNMYQSMVPLGRLAQAEEIASAALFLASDQSSYVTGADLMADGGIGQV; via the coding sequence ATGTCCACTCTCGCAGGCAAGATTGCCGTCATTAGCGGCGCAACAAGCGGTATCGGTTTGGCGGTCGCCCAGCGCTTCGTCGCTGAAGGTGCTCACGTGTTTATCTTCGGCCGCCGGAAAGCGCAGCTTGATGAGGCCGCCGGACTGATCGGACGCAACGTCACAGCGATTCAGGCTGACGCCGCGAACCTGGATGACCTCGACCGTGTCGCTGCGGTGGTGAGGGAAGAAAAGGGCGCTGTCGACATCGTCGTGTCGAACGCGGGCTTTACGGAGCAGGCTTCCATCGACACCCTCACGCCCGAGCATTTCGACAAGGCGTTCAACCTCATGGCTCGCGGCCCCGTCTTTCTCGTGCAGAAGTTGCTGCCGCTGATGACAGGGAGCGGTTCGATCGTGCTGGTGTCGTCGGCCATGCATGTCATGGGTATTCCTGGCCACACCGCCTACGCGGCGACCAAGGCGGCGTTGCGTTCCTATGCCCGCACCTGGGCCGCGGAGTTCAAGGATCGCGGCATTCGCGTCAACATGCTGAGCCCCGGAGTTACCGACACGCCGATTCTCGACTCGCAGTCGGCGACCCGCGAGGATCTGGTGAACATGTACCAGAGCATGGTCCCGCTTGGTCGGCTCGCGCAGGCCGAGGAGATCGCCAGCGCGGCGCTTTTCCTCGCGTCAGACCAGAGTTCGTACGTGACGGGTGCGGACCTGATGGCCGATGGCGGTATCGGTCAGGTTTGA
- a CDS encoding LLM class flavin-dependent oxidoreductase, which yields MTVPVSTDASPARFVPVPSPAGFADSPVSRVLAQPLMLGLFLPIQAGGWSASTLPRSTDWSFDYNAALVQRAEHFGFDLVFALSQWLPKGGYGGVFNGEALDSFMSLAAMTALTKRIILVATSHVLYGPWHPLHFAKFTATLDHISQGRWGINVVTGHRAVEHEMFGWQRIEHDKRYELAAEFLDAVQQLWAQPDNFTFAPALSNWSLNGAFVTPKPRFGRPLLVNATGSDAGIDFAARYSDIVFITSPNGSEIEAALQALPAHTARVKAEAAAKGRAIRTLINPMVICRETAAEAHAYHDAIVAHGDEGSFHRFDSDAHAWRGGSAQRTQAAARAVGGNITIVGSPEQIAEYIVRLHQAGVDGVQLSFFDFQPDLEFFGQRVLPLLREAGLRH from the coding sequence ATAACTGTCCCGGTTTCCACAGACGCTTCGCCTGCGCGTTTTGTCCCGGTGCCCTCGCCTGCCGGCTTCGCCGACAGTCCCGTGTCGCGCGTACTCGCGCAACCGCTGATGCTGGGCCTGTTTCTGCCGATCCAGGCGGGCGGCTGGAGCGCCTCCACCTTGCCGCGCAGCACGGACTGGTCGTTCGACTACAACGCCGCGCTGGTGCAACGGGCCGAGCACTTCGGCTTCGATCTGGTGTTTGCGCTGTCGCAATGGCTGCCCAAAGGCGGCTATGGCGGCGTATTCAATGGAGAAGCACTGGATTCGTTCATGTCGCTGGCGGCGATGACCGCGCTCACGAAACGGATCATTCTGGTGGCGACCAGTCACGTCCTCTATGGTCCATGGCATCCGCTTCATTTTGCGAAATTCACCGCTACGCTCGATCACATCTCGCAGGGACGGTGGGGGATCAATGTCGTGACCGGCCATCGCGCGGTCGAACATGAGATGTTCGGCTGGCAACGCATCGAACACGACAAACGCTATGAACTGGCCGCCGAGTTTCTCGACGCCGTTCAGCAACTATGGGCACAGCCCGACAACTTTACGTTTGCGCCGGCGTTGTCGAACTGGAGTCTGAACGGCGCCTTCGTGACGCCCAAGCCGCGCTTTGGACGCCCGTTGCTTGTCAACGCAACGGGTTCGGACGCGGGCATCGATTTCGCCGCGCGTTACTCGGACATTGTCTTCATCACCAGCCCGAACGGCTCCGAGATCGAAGCGGCGCTACAGGCGTTGCCTGCCCACACGGCGCGCGTGAAGGCCGAGGCTGCCGCCAAAGGACGCGCGATCCGCACGCTCATCAACCCCATGGTGATCTGCCGCGAAACCGCCGCCGAGGCGCATGCCTATCACGACGCCATCGTCGCACACGGCGATGAAGGCAGCTTCCACCGCTTCGACAGCGACGCTCATGCCTGGCGCGGTGGCAGCGCCCAACGCACCCAGGCGGCGGCTCGCGCCGTGGGCGGCAACATTACCATCGTGGGCTCGCCGGAACAGATTGCCGAATACATCGTCCGCCTGCACCAGGCAGGCGTCGACGGGGTTCAGCTCAGTTTCTTCGACTTTCAGCCGGACCTGGAATTCTTTGGCCAACGGGTTCTGCCGTTGCTGCGCGAGGCAGGCCTGCGGCATTAA
- a CDS encoding ABC transporter substrate-binding protein, translating to MPHRHPFHSGRRAALLGLAGSAAGVAFGPFASLAHAAAETTAIAPRRGGRLTLLVNPEPNVLINFATTAGAEQKASPKVTEGLLSYDFNVRPQPQLATAWTISADGLQYTFKLRQGVRWHDGQPFTSKDVATSIGLLKQYHSRGRSTFANVVEVRTPDPHTALLQLSRPAPYLIYALAASESPIVPAHLYDSGDPLNNPHNIAPIGTGPFRFKSWERGSHVVLVRNPDYWDAPKPYIDELVLRFIGDPAARAVALETGELDLAGENPVPLLDIQRLQALPHLALESRGYSYDAAQTQLQFNLDNRYLANPKVRQAIAHTIDREAILRAVWYGYGIVAPSPISPLLTQFYDPHAPTWPHDPAKANQLLDEAGLPRQSNGYRFALNVDYNPYDPTFARLADYLRQTLRGVGIEATVRSQDFGAYVKRIYTDRDFDLDANFLGNTFDPTVGVQRLYWSKNFRKGVPFSNATHYSNPEVDRLLEAAAVENDPRTRVAYFRQFQQVVGQDLPIVDLVTLKQVTIYNRRVHNHTVTADGLDGNLADVFVA from the coding sequence ATGCCGCATCGCCACCCGTTTCATTCCGGCCGTCGCGCGGCGTTGCTCGGCCTCGCCGGCAGCGCCGCAGGCGTGGCGTTCGGGCCGTTCGCCTCGCTCGCCCACGCCGCTGCAGAAACAACGGCCATCGCACCGCGCCGCGGCGGCCGCTTGACCTTGCTGGTGAATCCCGAACCGAACGTGCTGATCAACTTCGCGACCACGGCCGGCGCGGAGCAAAAGGCGAGTCCCAAGGTAACCGAGGGGCTACTGAGCTACGACTTTAACGTGCGGCCGCAGCCGCAACTGGCCACCGCCTGGACGATCAGCGCCGACGGCTTGCAGTACACCTTCAAACTGCGCCAAGGGGTGCGCTGGCACGATGGCCAGCCGTTCACCTCGAAGGACGTTGCGACGTCGATTGGTCTGCTCAAGCAATACCATTCGCGCGGCCGTTCTACGTTCGCCAACGTCGTCGAAGTTCGCACGCCCGATCCGCACACCGCGCTGCTGCAATTATCCAGGCCTGCGCCGTATCTGATCTACGCGCTCGCAGCGTCCGAGTCGCCGATCGTCCCGGCGCATCTCTACGACAGCGGCGATCCGCTCAACAACCCGCATAACATCGCGCCGATCGGCACCGGGCCGTTCCGCTTCAAGAGCTGGGAGCGCGGCAGCCACGTCGTGCTCGTGCGTAACCCCGACTACTGGGATGCCCCCAAGCCCTATATCGACGAACTGGTCCTGCGCTTTATCGGCGATCCGGCGGCCCGTGCCGTGGCGCTGGAAACCGGCGAACTCGACCTGGCCGGCGAAAACCCGGTGCCGTTGCTCGACATCCAGCGGTTGCAGGCGCTGCCGCATCTGGCGCTGGAATCGCGCGGCTATAGTTACGATGCTGCCCAGACCCAGTTGCAGTTCAACCTCGACAACCGCTATCTCGCCAACCCGAAGGTGCGTCAGGCGATCGCCCATACGATCGACCGCGAGGCGATCCTGCGGGCCGTCTGGTACGGCTATGGAATTGTCGCGCCTTCGCCGATCAGTCCATTGCTGACGCAGTTCTACGATCCGCATGCGCCCACCTGGCCGCACGATCCCGCCAAGGCGAACCAACTGCTCGACGAGGCCGGCCTGCCGCGCCAGTCGAACGGTTATCGCTTCGCGCTGAACGTCGACTACAACCCGTACGATCCGACCTTCGCGCGGCTGGCCGACTATCTGCGGCAGACGCTGCGCGGCGTGGGCATCGAGGCGACGGTGCGTTCGCAGGACTTCGGGGCCTACGTCAAGCGTATCTACACCGACCGCGATTTCGATCTGGACGCGAACTTCCTCGGCAATACCTTCGATCCCACTGTCGGCGTACAGCGCCTGTATTGGTCGAAGAACTTCAGGAAAGGCGTGCCGTTCTCGAACGCGACGCACTACAGCAATCCGGAAGTCGATCGCTTGCTCGAAGCCGCTGCCGTGGAGAACGACCCGCGCACCCGCGTGGCGTATTTCAGGCAGTTCCAGCAGGTGGTCGGGCAAGACCTGCCGATCGTCGATCTGGTGACGCTCAAGCAGGTGACGATCTATAACCGGCGCGTGCACAACCATACCGTCACGGCGGATGGTCTGGACGGCAATCTCGCCGACGTGTTTGTGGCCTAA
- a CDS encoding SidA/IucD/PvdA family monooxygenase → MTQAVNPDHDALNTLKLLGPAPDNWVPDREGVDHNVLIVGAGQTGAAFAFALRRAGIGRVSVIDAAQDESKAGVWLTRARMNKLRTPKSLVGPETGLPGLSFQAWYEARFGSESYATIDRIPRTRWAEYLAWFRHFLDIAIRYGTRLTRIEPVDGLFRVHLEVSDGKKVRQVVETARKVILANGVAGNGGAYVPAVLKHLPAAFHAHTSSEIDFAALRGKSVAVLGGAASAFDAAATALEAGAGEVHLFVRRATLPSVPITRTRAYPGAYDNYFQLPDAIRWAQARRFRRSGSTPPVDAVERATSFANFHLHLGAQWSEARIANGAIEASVAGERLTFDFAIAGTGYFIDPAARPELADFASHISLWRDQYVPPVDETDDYLGAHPYLGAALEYLEKSAGDAPYLRDIHVYNPAGFVSFGLPVGDVPSMRRDIPAVVQRISRDLFLADLDAHVTRMNGDVPADFDAALYANRLWQGDRADVT, encoded by the coding sequence ATGACGCAAGCAGTGAACCCCGATCACGACGCCCTCAACACGCTGAAGCTGCTGGGTCCGGCGCCTGATAACTGGGTGCCGGATCGCGAGGGTGTCGATCACAATGTCCTGATTGTCGGCGCTGGCCAGACGGGCGCGGCATTTGCGTTCGCGCTGCGGCGCGCGGGAATCGGACGTGTCAGCGTGATCGACGCGGCGCAGGACGAATCGAAAGCCGGCGTGTGGCTCACGCGGGCGCGCATGAACAAGCTGCGTACTCCGAAGTCTTTGGTTGGCCCCGAGACCGGTTTGCCGGGATTGAGTTTTCAGGCATGGTACGAGGCGCGTTTCGGCAGTGAGTCCTACGCAACCATCGACCGGATTCCGCGCACGCGCTGGGCCGAATATCTGGCGTGGTTCCGGCACTTTCTCGACATCGCTATCCGTTACGGCACACGTCTCACGCGCATCGAGCCTGTGGATGGACTGTTTCGCGTGCACCTGGAGGTGAGCGACGGCAAGAAGGTTCGGCAGGTCGTCGAAACCGCCCGCAAGGTGATTCTGGCCAACGGCGTCGCCGGCAATGGCGGCGCGTACGTGCCCGCCGTGTTGAAGCACTTGCCGGCGGCGTTTCATGCGCATACGTCCAGCGAGATCGATTTCGCCGCGCTGCGTGGGAAGTCCGTAGCGGTACTCGGCGGCGCGGCGTCCGCGTTCGACGCTGCCGCAACCGCGCTCGAGGCCGGCGCAGGCGAAGTGCATCTGTTCGTGCGGCGCGCCACGCTGCCGTCTGTGCCCATCACGCGAACCCGTGCTTATCCCGGCGCTTACGACAACTATTTTCAGTTGCCCGATGCGATCCGTTGGGCGCAGGCACGGCGCTTCCGGCGTTCCGGTTCGACGCCGCCGGTCGATGCCGTCGAGCGTGCCACGAGCTTCGCCAATTTCCATCTGCATCTCGGCGCGCAGTGGAGCGAGGCGCGCATTGCTAACGGCGCGATTGAGGCAAGCGTGGCAGGGGAACGGCTCACCTTCGACTTTGCCATTGCCGGGACCGGTTACTTCATCGATCCCGCGGCGCGGCCGGAGCTAGCCGATTTTGCCTCGCATATCAGCTTGTGGCGAGACCAATATGTGCCGCCCGTGGATGAGACCGACGACTATCTCGGGGCGCATCCCTATCTGGGCGCCGCGCTCGAATATCTGGAGAAAAGCGCCGGCGACGCACCTTACCTGCGCGATATCCACGTCTACAACCCGGCGGGTTTTGTCAGTTTCGGCTTACCGGTCGGCGACGTTCCGAGCATGCGACGCGATATTCCGGCGGTCGTGCAGCGCATCAGCCGCGACCTCTTTCTGGCGGATCTCGATGCTCACGTCACGCGGATGAACGGCGACGTGCCGGCGGATTTCGACGCGGCACTGTATGCGAACCGTCTGTGGCAGGGCGATCGGGCAGATGTGACGTGA
- a CDS encoding ABC transporter permease yields MGTVRAARPASRAHGWVRRALSGMAGLVGVVVIWWLAITLLADPNGLAAQFSPTRALATLPPLVVDDRLLVHIVTSLRRIAVGLVWALLVGVPLGFLLGRVRALDTALSPTLQFLRMISPLSWMPIAVMSLGVGDRAVYFLLAFAAVWPLVMSTAAGVAQIDRRWVQLGESLAATRGEMLWHVYVPGIAAHVLTGVRLAIGIVWIVLVPAEMLGVSSGLGYLILDTRDRLAYSELTAVILVIGALGFLLDSMARLLYRRFGAAAQLQASDER; encoded by the coding sequence ATGGGCACTGTGCGCGCCGCGCGGCCCGCGTCGCGTGCGCATGGCTGGGTGCGGCGCGCGCTGTCCGGAATGGCGGGCCTCGTGGGCGTCGTCGTGATCTGGTGGCTCGCCATTACGCTGCTCGCCGACCCCAACGGTCTGGCCGCGCAGTTTTCCCCCACTCGAGCGCTGGCGACACTGCCGCCATTGGTCGTCGACGATCGCCTGTTGGTCCATATCGTCACCAGTTTGCGACGAATCGCCGTTGGCCTCGTCTGGGCGCTGCTGGTCGGTGTTCCTTTAGGATTCCTGCTGGGGCGGGTGCGCGCGCTCGACACGGCACTGTCGCCCACCCTGCAGTTTCTGCGCATGATCTCGCCGCTGTCGTGGATGCCGATAGCGGTGATGTCGCTCGGTGTCGGCGATCGTGCGGTGTATTTCCTGCTGGCGTTCGCCGCCGTATGGCCGCTCGTGATGAGCACAGCGGCCGGCGTCGCGCAGATCGACCGGCGCTGGGTGCAACTCGGCGAGAGCCTCGCAGCGACACGCGGCGAAATGCTCTGGCATGTCTACGTGCCGGGCATTGCCGCGCATGTGCTGACCGGTGTGCGACTCGCCATCGGCATTGTGTGGATCGTGCTGGTGCCGGCGGAAATGCTCGGCGTCAGTTCCGGGCTCGGCTATCTGATTCTCGATACCCGTGACCGGCTCGCCTATTCCGAGTTGACCGCGGTGATTCTCGTGATCGGCGCGCTGGGCTTTTTGCTGGACTCCATGGCACGTCTGCTTTATCGGCGCTTTGGCGCGGCGGCCCAATTGCAGGCGTCCGACGAAAGGTAA
- a CDS encoding ABC transporter substrate-binding protein → MCQLPMSRREWLKLASMFTVAGAAPLLGALNARAATDPNAPVRIGYLPITDATPLLVAHNNGYFEAAGLAVEAPTLLRSWAQLVEAFLSGQVNVVHLLSPMTIWARYGSQAPAKVVAWNHVNGSALTVSPEIDKIGDLGGKTVAVPFWYSIHNVVVQDMLRAQGLVPVLKKDGDLKPNEVRLTVMSPSDMPPALASKQIAGFIVAEPFNAAAEGLKIGKVLRFTGDVWKNHACCVVFMHERDLTERAAWSQKVVDAVVKAQLWTRAHPQEAAQLLSKSGKNHYTPHSAEVLGTVLAPSAADQGRYLADRAIVHADWHAKRIDFQPYPYPDYTEELVKRLKATQLEGNGQFLGKLDPAFVARDLVDDRFVRNSIAAVGGMSAFGLPEGFERTETIVV, encoded by the coding sequence ATGTGCCAGCTTCCGATGTCTCGCCGCGAGTGGCTCAAACTCGCCTCGATGTTCACCGTTGCAGGAGCGGCGCCGCTATTGGGCGCACTCAACGCACGCGCTGCCACCGATCCCAACGCGCCGGTCCGCATCGGCTACCTGCCGATCACCGACGCGACCCCGTTGCTCGTTGCGCACAACAACGGTTATTTCGAAGCAGCCGGCCTTGCCGTGGAAGCGCCTACGTTACTGCGCAGCTGGGCGCAACTGGTGGAAGCGTTTCTGTCCGGTCAGGTCAACGTCGTGCATCTGCTCTCGCCCATGACGATCTGGGCCCGCTACGGCAGCCAGGCGCCGGCCAAGGTCGTTGCGTGGAACCATGTGAACGGGTCGGCGCTGACCGTGTCGCCTGAGATCGACAAGATTGGCGACCTCGGCGGCAAGACCGTGGCCGTACCGTTCTGGTATTCGATTCACAACGTCGTGGTGCAGGACATGTTGCGCGCACAAGGACTCGTGCCCGTGCTGAAAAAGGACGGCGATCTCAAGCCGAACGAAGTCAGGCTCACCGTGATGTCGCCATCGGACATGCCGCCCGCGCTGGCATCGAAACAGATCGCCGGCTTTATCGTGGCCGAGCCGTTCAATGCCGCGGCCGAAGGTCTCAAGATCGGCAAGGTGCTGCGCTTTACCGGCGACGTCTGGAAGAATCACGCCTGCTGCGTCGTCTTCATGCACGAGCGCGATTTGACTGAGCGGGCCGCCTGGTCGCAGAAGGTGGTCGATGCCGTAGTCAAGGCGCAGTTGTGGACGCGCGCGCATCCGCAGGAAGCGGCGCAGTTGCTGTCCAAGTCCGGCAAGAACCATTACACGCCTCATTCGGCAGAAGTACTTGGCACCGTGCTGGCGCCGTCTGCTGCGGATCAGGGCCGCTATCTGGCCGACCGCGCCATCGTCCACGCCGACTGGCACGCGAAGCGCATCGACTTCCAGCCCTACCCATATCCCGACTACACCGAGGAACTGGTGAAGCGCCTGAAAGCGACCCAGCTCGAAGGCAACGGCCAGTTTCTGGGCAAGCTGGATCCGGCGTTTGTGGCGCGCGATCTGGTCGACGACCGCTTTGTCCGTAACAGCATTGCGGCCGTCGGCGGCATGAGCGCGTTCGGTCTGCCGGAGGGCTTTGAGCGCACGGAGACGATCGTTGTCTAA